A part of Acropora palmata chromosome 6, jaAcrPala1.3, whole genome shotgun sequence genomic DNA contains:
- the LOC141883289 gene encoding translocation protein SEC62-like, which yields MADQALRKRKKKESRDEKQEPTKEENNVGKYLRFNCPTKTSSLQGQKVEYFIGSKAVDCLLDSNWASGKGGTEILFTDRLSVERYLDKLLLLGFFNRVQRIKKVKKTEKEKEKETATVKDESKKKKLKTEKTGEEKKSSEGTGDGEGKKTRKIKVKLELYDPEDQYFEDNDDEAFVWYFDPVHPKTVAMGALVVVATIAICLFPLWPSNIREYVWYLSVLAAAAVGSILVLAVLRYVFFAIVWVLTWGKHHFWLLPNLTEECGFKESFIPLYTHEYRGGKAENKTGQEDNADEKENENLEEKKAREREDEEEKEEEKDTEDEDGKKDESSEDKDQTEQETWVKLTEEEVATARSEVSNEDNGSQTSDLTSSEVKC from the exons ATGGCCGATCAAGCTTTACGAAAacgaaagaagaaagaa TCTCGAGACGAAAAACAAGAGCCTacgaaagaagaaaataatgtgGGGAAGTATCTGAGGTTTAACTGCCCAACGAAGACTTCTTCGTTGCAGGGACAAAAAGTTGAATATTTCATCG GTTCCAAGGCAGTAGACTGTCTCCTTGACTCAAATTGGGCATCTGGTAAAGGAGGCACTGAGATTCTTTTCACTGATCGTCTGTCAGTGGAAAGATATCTGGACAA GTTGTTGCTTTTAGGGTTCTTTAACCGTGTGCAGCGaataaaaaaggtaaaaaagacagagaaagagaaagaaaaggaaactgcAACTGTGAAAGACGaatcaaaaaagaagaaactcaAGACTGAGAAAACTGGGGAAGAGAAAAAG TCATCTGAGGGAACAGGAGATGGTGAAGggaaaaagacaagaaag atTAAAGTTAAGCTGGAATTATATGACCCAGAGGATCAGTATTTTGAGGATAATGATGATGAG GCGTTTGTTTGGTATTTTGATCCTGTGCATCCGAAAACTGTGGCAATGGGAGCATTAGTTG TTGTTGCCACAATTGCGATTTGTCTCTTCCCATTGTGGCCCAGCAATATCCGTGAATACGTGTGGTATCTTAGTGTACTGGCTGCTGCCGCAGTGGGCTCGATTCTTGTACTGGCCGTCT tGCGTTACGTGTTCTTTGCGATTGTTTGGGTGCTAACATGGGGAAAACATCATTTCTGGCTTTTGCCAAATCTCACAGAGGAATGTGGCTTCAAGGAATCCTTCATCCCGCTTTACACACACGAATATAGAGGGGGGAaagcagaaaataaaacaggcCAAGAGGATAATGCTGATgaaaaagagaatgaaaatttagAGGAAAAAAAGGCGCGAGAAagagaagacgaagaagaaaaagaagaagagaaagacaCAGAGGATGAAGATGGCAAGAAAGACGAAAGCAGTGAAGATAAAGATCAGACAGAGCAAGAAACTTGGGTAAAACTAACCGAAGAAGAAGTAGCGACAGCTAGGAGTGAAGTATCAAACGAGGATAACGGCAGCCAAACGAGCGATCTAACTTCATCGGAAGTTAAATGCTAA
- the LOC141883898 gene encoding synaptotagmin-14-like, translated as MSTTDEKSTKTSVSIFALFSCCLKGRSKPKVQRKSGAYDKKDAGPVEEGKEADEDRKISPKSSDFELEYQPDPTEPVISPSDEYKPAYDEASTVSDNPPPSITSEEDTSYDAPGHVQVVQDDAKIQPREVGTGGRLGLQFSYDPATSKLTVLVLSLEFPPFQNWKMDDLEVSCMLLPVRQHSFRVRPKKFKDPLTMVLTPKERIKQMSLRFRLYDHRAMSKHMIGQGVVNLGEVKLGPQAVTIALDMNIPETYAIDSRYIASVAGEGGQASADDSKPELLLSLEYRALTRKLIAEVIKTRNLGLLNNSKPQDVAVELKLVGENNAILRVCRTTLKRHVIDAEFNEMFMFRITFEKLAFVSVIFTLYRLGERRAKRENIGEVCFGKQSSGYQQQNHWNDIVKGNERVITQWHPFFK; from the coding sequence ATGTCAACAACAGATGAGAAGAGCACGAAGACGTCTGTCTCTATTTTCGCGTTGTTTAGCTGCTGTTTAAAAGGACGATCGAAACCAAAGGTACAAAGAAAAAGTGGTGCATACGATAAAAAGGACGCCGGGCCAGTGGAAGAGGGAAAGGAAGCTGACGAAGATAGGAAAATTAGCCCTAAATCCAGTGATTTCGAGTTAGAATACCAACCTGACCCAACGGAACCTGTCATCTCTCCTAGCGACGAATACAAACCAGCTTACGACGAGGCTAGTACAGTGTCCGATAATCCGCCACCGAGTATCACAAGTGAAGAAGACACGAGTTACGACGCGCCCGGTCACGTCCAAGTGGTTCAAGATGACGCCAAGATACAACCACGAGAGGTCGGAACTGGCGGACGACTTGGTCTTCAGTTTAGCTACGATCCCGCGACATCTAAGCTGACGGTGCTTGTCTTGAGCCTGGAATTTCCTCCTTTCCAAAACTGGAAGATGGATGATCTAGAAGTGAGTTGTATGCTGTTGCCAGTTCGACAACACAGTTTCCGTGTTCGCCCCAAGAAGTTCAAGGACCCACTCACCATGGTTTTGACACCCAAAGAGCGAATTAAGCAGATGTCTCTTCGCTTCCGTCTGTATGACCACCGCGCAATGTCAAAGCACATGATTGGCCAAGGAGTTGTGAATCTTGGTGAGGTGAAGCTGGGTCCTCAAGCAGTCACCATAGCATTGGATATGAATATTCCTGAAACCTATGCGATAGATTCCCGCTATATTGCCAGCGTAGCGGGTGAAGGCGGGCAAGCATCCGCCGACGACAGCAAACCTGAACTCTTGCTCTCTCTCGAGTACCGCGCACTAACCCGGAAACTTATTGCTGAAGTCATCAAGACCCGCAATCTTGGGCTTCTGAATAATTCTAAACCACAGGACGTGGCTGTAGAGTTGAAGCTAGTGGGCGAAAACAACGCTATTCTGCGCGTTTGTCGAACCACGCTGAAACGACATGTCATCGACGCTGAATTTAACGAAATGTTCATGTTTCGAATAACGTTCGAGAAGTTGGCGTTTGTCAGCGTGATCTTCACGTTGTATCGTCTGGGCGAGAGGCGAGCCAAGAGAGAAAATATTGGTGAAGTATGCTTTGGGAAGCAGTCCAGCGGTTACCAACAACAAAACCATTGGAATGATATTGTGAAGGGAAACGAGCGTGTCATAACCCAATGGCATCCTTTTTTCAAATGA
- the LOC141883899 gene encoding uncharacterized protein LOC141883899: protein MANTSENNNETTVASRQPPVNERLLNSEPLPDWIEAKAVFKWGWELHWITFVVLFLGLAVYSTARLIGTSRRTKIRGKVSRNVAYAVHSLIIVLGITRALALVIFPYEITTNVTNTDIVIPPYVHRIIFGLGFPCFMAAFALIQITFTESIKTAPLTQSKLRKSS from the exons ATGGCGAACACTAGCGAGAATAACAACGAGACAACCGTGGCATCTCGTCAACCACCAGTGAACGAGAGACTTCTCAACTCTGAACCACTTCCTGATTGGATAGAAGCCAAGGCAGTATTCAAATGGGGGTGGGAATTACACTGGATCACCTTTGTTGTGCTGTTTTTGGGGTTGGCCGTCTATTCAACTGCGCGTCTTATCGGCACTTCTAGAAGGACAAAGATTCGGGGAAAAGTGTCCCGCAACGTCGCTTACGCTGTTCATTCTTTGATCATTGTTCTCGGGATCACCCGCGCGTTGGCACTCGTAATCTTTCCATACGAGATTACGACAAATGTTACCAATACAGATATAGTGATCCCACCCTATGTTCACCGGATCATTTTTGGTCTCGGCTTTCCATGCTTCATGGCAGCGTTTGCTTTGATTCAGATCACGTTCACGGAAAGCATTAAGACGGCGCCTTTGACGCAGTCAAAACTCCGCAAG AGCTCTTAG